A region from the Variovorax sp. V93 genome encodes:
- a CDS encoding amino acid ABC transporter permease, whose protein sequence is MGSNWDWQVFLQDPGGKFPTYWQWMLSAWGWTVSVALLALIVALVLGSLIGIIRTLPDSPWLVRFGNAWVELFRNIPLLVQIFLWYHVIPALVPVMKGVPSFVLVVLALGFFTSARIAEQVRSGIQALPKGQRYAGMAVGFTTPQYYRYVILPMAYRIIIPPLTSETMNIFKNSSVAFAVSVTELTMFAMQAQEETSRGIEVYLAVTGLYVISAFAINRIMAFIEKKTRVPGFIVSASGGGGH, encoded by the coding sequence ATGGGATCAAACTGGGATTGGCAGGTCTTCTTGCAAGACCCGGGCGGGAAGTTCCCGACCTACTGGCAGTGGATGCTGTCCGCATGGGGCTGGACCGTGTCCGTGGCCCTGCTGGCACTGATCGTCGCGCTGGTGCTGGGTTCGCTCATCGGCATCATCCGCACCTTGCCCGACAGCCCGTGGCTCGTGCGCTTCGGCAATGCCTGGGTCGAGCTGTTCCGCAACATTCCGCTGCTGGTGCAGATCTTCCTCTGGTACCACGTGATCCCGGCGCTGGTGCCGGTCATGAAGGGCGTGCCCAGCTTCGTGCTGGTGGTGCTGGCGCTGGGCTTCTTCACCTCGGCGCGCATCGCCGAACAGGTGCGCTCGGGCATCCAGGCGCTGCCCAAGGGCCAGCGCTACGCGGGCATGGCGGTGGGCTTCACCACGCCGCAGTACTACCGCTACGTCATTTTGCCCATGGCCTACCGCATCATCATTCCGCCGCTCACCAGCGAGACGATGAACATCTTCAAGAACTCGTCGGTGGCGTTTGCCGTGTCGGTGACCGAACTCACGATGTTCGCCATGCAGGCGCAGGAAGAAACCTCGCGCGGCATCGAGGTGTACCTGGCGGTGACGGGGCTCTACGTGATCTCGGCCTTTGCGATCAACCGCATCATGGCGTTCATCGAGAAGAAGACGCGCGTGCCGGGCTTCATCGTCTCGGCCAGCGGCGGCGGGGGACACTGA
- a CDS encoding aspartate ammonia-lyase yields MSPNFRTEHDFLGEKQIPAIAYWGVHTARAVENFAISGTRVSAMPDLVRALAFVKKAATRANADLGAIDRERAAAIILACEDLIEGKLLDEFVVDVIQGGAGTSTNMNANEVICNLALEKLGHEKGRYDVLHPNDHVNASQSTNDVYPTAVRLALWFAIDKLLESMAELRRSFEAKALEFKDILKIGRTQLQDAVPMTLGQEFLTYAIMIGEDEARLGEARALIEEINLGATAIGTGINAPHGYANLACQYLAEQTGVPLKQSANLIEATQDTGAFVQLSGVLKRVATKLSKTCNDLRLLSSGPQAGFGEIRLPARQAGSSIMPGKVNPVIPEVMNQVAFEVIGNDITVTMASEAGQLQLNAFEPIMGWSLFKSIKHLGNACTTLRQNCVDGIEANREFLAKRVRESVTLVTALNPLIGYEKAALIAKTALATGGPIDLVAESLGIMTRAEMEALLVPENLTQPVRLSAPVPAAAEPSGTKAA; encoded by the coding sequence ATGAGCCCCAATTTCAGGACCGAACACGACTTTCTCGGCGAGAAGCAGATTCCTGCCATTGCCTACTGGGGCGTGCACACGGCGCGCGCGGTCGAGAACTTCGCCATCTCCGGCACCCGGGTGTCGGCCATGCCCGACCTGGTGCGCGCGCTGGCCTTCGTGAAGAAGGCCGCCACCCGCGCCAATGCCGACCTCGGCGCCATCGACCGCGAGCGCGCAGCCGCCATCATCCTGGCCTGCGAGGACCTCATCGAGGGCAAGCTGCTCGACGAATTCGTGGTCGACGTGATCCAGGGCGGCGCCGGCACCTCCACCAACATGAATGCCAACGAGGTGATCTGCAACCTCGCGCTCGAGAAGCTCGGCCATGAGAAGGGCCGCTACGACGTTCTGCATCCCAACGACCACGTCAACGCCTCGCAGAGCACCAACGACGTCTACCCGACGGCGGTGCGGCTGGCGCTGTGGTTCGCCATCGACAAGCTGCTCGAATCCATGGCCGAGCTGCGCCGGAGCTTCGAGGCCAAGGCGCTCGAGTTCAAGGACATCCTGAAGATCGGCCGCACCCAGCTGCAGGACGCCGTGCCCATGACGCTGGGCCAGGAGTTCCTGACCTACGCCATCATGATCGGCGAGGACGAGGCCCGCCTGGGCGAGGCGCGCGCGCTCATCGAGGAAATCAACCTGGGCGCGACCGCCATCGGCACCGGCATCAACGCGCCGCACGGCTACGCCAACCTGGCCTGCCAGTACCTGGCCGAGCAGACCGGCGTGCCGCTCAAGCAGTCGGCCAACCTCATCGAGGCCACGCAGGACACCGGCGCCTTCGTGCAGCTGTCGGGCGTGCTCAAGCGCGTGGCCACCAAGCTCAGCAAGACCTGCAACGACCTGCGCCTGCTCTCCAGCGGTCCGCAGGCCGGCTTCGGCGAGATCCGGCTGCCCGCGCGCCAGGCCGGCTCGTCGATCATGCCGGGCAAGGTGAACCCGGTGATCCCGGAAGTCATGAACCAGGTGGCCTTCGAGGTCATCGGCAACGACATCACCGTGACCATGGCGTCCGAGGCCGGCCAGCTGCAGCTCAACGCCTTCGAGCCGATCATGGGCTGGAGCCTGTTCAAGAGCATCAAGCACCTGGGCAATGCCTGCACGACGCTGCGGCAGAACTGCGTCGACGGCATCGAGGCAAACCGCGAATTCCTGGCCAAGCGGGTGCGCGAATCGGTCACGCTGGTCACAGCGCTCAATCCGCTGATCGGCTACGAGAAGGCGGCGCTGATCGCAAAAACCGCGCTGGCCACCGGCGGGCCCATCGACCTGGTGGCCGAATCGCTCGGCATCATGACGCGCGCCGAGATGGAGGCGCTGCTCGTGCCCGAGAACCTGACCCAGCCCGTGCGCCTGTCCGCGCCGGTGCCGGCGGCTGCCGAGCCCTCGGGCACAAAGGCTGCTTAG
- a CDS encoding amino acid ABC transporter ATP-binding protein has protein sequence MIEIKNVSKWYGPVQVLNDCSVSISKGDVVVVCGPSGSGKSTLIKTVNALEPFQKGEITVNGIPLHDPKTNLPKLRSKVGMVFQHFELFPHLSVTENLTIAQIKVLGRSPDEAKTRGLKMLDRVGLMAHKDKFPGQLSGGQQQRVAIARALSMDPIVMLFDEPTSALDPEMVGEVLDVMVSLAKDGMTMMVVTHEMAFARKVASRVIFIDVGGKILEDCPKDEFFSHPENRQPRTKDFLNKILQH, from the coding sequence ATGATTGAAATCAAGAACGTCTCGAAGTGGTATGGCCCGGTGCAGGTGCTCAACGATTGTTCGGTGAGCATCTCCAAGGGCGACGTGGTGGTGGTGTGCGGGCCCTCGGGCTCGGGCAAGTCCACCCTCATCAAGACCGTGAACGCGCTCGAGCCCTTCCAGAAGGGCGAGATCACCGTCAACGGCATTCCGCTGCACGACCCCAAGACCAACCTGCCCAAGCTGCGTTCCAAGGTCGGCATGGTGTTCCAGCACTTCGAGCTGTTCCCTCACCTGTCGGTCACCGAGAACCTCACGATCGCGCAGATCAAGGTGCTCGGCCGCAGCCCCGACGAAGCCAAGACCCGCGGCCTCAAGATGCTCGACCGCGTGGGCCTGATGGCGCACAAGGACAAGTTCCCGGGCCAGCTCTCGGGCGGCCAGCAGCAGCGCGTGGCCATTGCCCGTGCGCTCAGCATGGACCCGATCGTGATGCTGTTCGACGAGCCCACCTCGGCGCTCGACCCCGAAATGGTCGGCGAAGTGCTCGACGTGATGGTGAGCCTGGCCAAGGACGGCATGACCATGATGGTGGTCACGCACGAAATGGCTTTTGCCCGCAAGGTGGCGAGCCGCGTGATCTTCATCGACGTGGGCGGCAAGATCCTGGAAGACTGCCCGAAGGACGAGTTCTTCAGCCATCCGGAGAACCGCCAGCCGCGCACCAAGGACTTCTTGAACAAGATCCTGCAGCACTGA
- a CDS encoding LysR substrate-binding domain-containing protein translates to METKWLEDFISLAETRSFSRSAQLRHVTQPAFSRRIQALEGWAGTDLVDRSSYPTRLTPAGQTLYSQAIEMLQSLQSTRAMLRGHSAAGQDVIEIAVPHTLAFTFFPSWVTSLREHFGPIKSRLIALNVHDAVLRLVEGSCDLLIAYHHPSQPLQLDANKYEMVSLGEETVAPWVKADADGAPRFRLPGRPGQPLPYLGYAPGAYLGRVVDQLLKESGTAIHLDRVYETDMAEGLKVMALEGHGIAFLPQSAVRKEIKARKLVSALPPEIDSLEATMEIRAYRERPGAPAPVKTGTGRAAKASASEGLQPKRTADALWSYLVGAQPGR, encoded by the coding sequence ATGGAAACAAAGTGGCTCGAAGACTTCATCAGTTTGGCGGAAACGCGCAGCTTCAGCCGCTCGGCCCAGTTGAGGCACGTGACCCAGCCCGCGTTCTCGCGCCGCATCCAGGCGCTCGAAGGCTGGGCCGGCACCGACCTGGTCGACCGCAGTTCCTACCCCACGCGCCTCACGCCTGCGGGCCAGACGCTCTACAGCCAGGCCATCGAGATGCTGCAGTCGCTGCAGAGCACCCGCGCCATGCTGCGCGGCCACTCGGCCGCCGGGCAGGACGTGATCGAGATCGCGGTGCCGCACACGCTGGCCTTCACCTTCTTTCCTTCGTGGGTGACCAGCCTGCGCGAGCACTTCGGCCCCATCAAGAGCCGGCTCATCGCGCTCAACGTGCATGACGCCGTGCTGCGCCTGGTCGAGGGCAGCTGCGACCTGCTGATCGCCTACCACCATCCGTCCCAGCCGCTGCAGCTGGACGCCAACAAGTACGAGATGGTCAGTCTGGGCGAGGAAACCGTGGCGCCCTGGGTCAAGGCCGATGCCGACGGCGCGCCGCGCTTCCGGCTGCCCGGCCGGCCCGGCCAGCCGCTGCCCTACCTGGGCTATGCGCCCGGCGCCTACCTGGGGCGGGTGGTCGACCAGCTGCTGAAGGAGTCGGGCACCGCCATCCACCTCGACCGGGTCTATGAAACCGACATGGCCGAGGGACTGAAAGTCATGGCGCTCGAAGGCCACGGCATCGCCTTTCTGCCGCAGAGCGCGGTGCGCAAGGAGATCAAGGCGCGCAAGCTCGTGAGCGCGCTGCCGCCCGAGATCGACAGCCTGGAGGCGACGATGGAGATCCGCGCCTACCGCGAGCGGCCCGGCGCGCCCGCGCCGGTGAAGACCGGCACAGGCCGCGCCGCGAAGGCTTCGGCCTCCGAGGGCCTGCAGCCCAAGCGCACGGCCGATGCGCTATGGTCGTATCTGGTTGGCGCCCAGCCCGGACGCTGA
- a CDS encoding amino acid ABC transporter permease, whose product MMNLDLSFYNWDVISNFVVKGFYFSIMLTIVATIGGVIFGTVLALMRLSGKKWLDAPAAVYVNGMRSIPLVMVILWFFLLVPASFYAAFGSVGSNYRSEISAVITFIAFEAAYFSEIMRAGIQSIPRGQVYAGQAVGMTYGQNMRLVVLPQAFRNMLPVLLTQTIILFQDTSLVYAIGAYDMLKGFETAGKNFGRPIEAYLLAAVVYFIMCYALSWLVKRLHKKIAIIR is encoded by the coding sequence ATGATGAATCTCGACCTGTCGTTCTACAACTGGGACGTCATCAGCAACTTCGTCGTCAAGGGCTTCTACTTCAGCATCATGCTGACGATCGTGGCCACCATCGGCGGCGTGATCTTCGGCACCGTGCTGGCGCTCATGCGGCTGTCGGGCAAGAAATGGCTCGACGCGCCCGCCGCCGTCTACGTCAACGGCATGCGCAGCATTCCGCTGGTGATGGTGATCCTGTGGTTCTTCCTGCTGGTGCCGGCCTCGTTCTACGCGGCCTTCGGCTCCGTCGGCTCGAACTACCGCTCGGAAATCTCGGCCGTGATCACCTTCATCGCGTTCGAGGCGGCCTACTTCAGCGAGATCATGCGCGCGGGCATCCAGTCGATCCCGCGCGGCCAAGTGTATGCGGGCCAGGCGGTCGGCATGACCTACGGCCAGAACATGCGCCTCGTGGTGCTGCCGCAGGCCTTCCGCAACATGCTGCCGGTGCTGCTCACGCAGACCATCATCCTGTTTCAGGACACCTCGCTGGTCTATGCCATCGGCGCCTACGACATGCTCAAGGGCTTCGAGACCGCGGGCAAGAACTTCGGCCGCCCGATCGAGGCCTACCTGCTCGCGGCCGTGGTTTACTTCATCATGTGCTATGCCTTGTCGTGGCTCGTCAAGCGCCTCCACAAGAAGATTGCCATCATTCGCTGA
- a CDS encoding amino acid ABC transporter substrate-binding protein, giving the protein MNKQVLALAIAALAAGGAFAQANDTLAKIKASGAITEGVRESSGLSYTLGNGQYTGFHYDVCANIIKDIQKHLGLAKLETKYQPVTSQNRVPLVQNGTVDLECGSTTNNATRQKDVSFAVTTYVEEVRIAVKANSGITSIKDLNGKTVATTTGTTSVQTLRKNERAGGIDFKELYGKDHSDSFLLLESGRADAFVMDGSILASNIAKSKSPADYKIVGEVLSVEPIAIMIRKDDPAFKKVVDDSIKAQIKNGDLAKLWDKWFLKPIPPSNVTVNLPLSEATKAAWANPNDKPMEDYAAKK; this is encoded by the coding sequence ATGAACAAGCAAGTATTGGCATTGGCAATCGCAGCCCTGGCTGCCGGCGGCGCCTTTGCACAGGCCAATGACACCCTGGCCAAGATCAAGGCCTCGGGCGCTATCACCGAAGGCGTGCGGGAATCCTCCGGTCTGTCGTACACGCTGGGCAATGGCCAGTACACCGGCTTCCACTACGACGTGTGCGCGAACATCATCAAGGACATCCAGAAGCACCTGGGCCTTGCCAAGCTGGAAACCAAGTACCAGCCCGTGACCTCGCAGAACCGCGTGCCCCTGGTGCAGAACGGCACCGTCGACCTCGAGTGCGGCTCCACCACCAACAACGCCACGCGCCAGAAGGACGTTTCCTTCGCGGTGACCACCTACGTGGAAGAAGTGCGCATCGCGGTCAAGGCCAACTCGGGCATCACCTCCATCAAGGACCTCAACGGCAAGACCGTGGCCACCACCACCGGCACCACCTCGGTGCAGACCCTGCGCAAGAACGAGCGCGCCGGCGGCATCGACTTCAAGGAACTCTATGGCAAGGACCACTCCGACAGCTTCCTGCTGCTCGAATCGGGCCGCGCCGACGCCTTCGTGATGGACGGCTCCATCCTGGCGTCGAACATCGCCAAGTCGAAGTCGCCCGCCGACTACAAGATCGTCGGCGAGGTGCTCAGCGTCGAGCCCATCGCCATCATGATCCGCAAGGACGACCCCGCCTTCAAGAAGGTGGTGGACGACAGCATCAAGGCGCAGATCAAGAACGGCGACCTCGCCAAGCTCTGGGACAAGTGGTTCCTGAAGCCGATTCCGCCGTCGAACGTCACGGTGAACCTGCCGCTGTCCGAAGCCACGAAGGCGGCCTGGGCCAACCCGAACGACAAGCCGATGGAAGACTACGCGGCCAAGAAGTAA